The segment GCCGTTTTCGATTGTGACGGCACGCTGTGGAGTGGCGACGCCGGTGAACGGTTTTTTTATTGGGAGATGGAGCGCGGCCTGCTGCCGGAGGACGTTGCCCGTTGGGCGAAGGCACGGTATGACGACTATCGCGCCGGTCGCGTCAGCGAAGAACAGATGTGCGGCGAGATGGTCACGATTCACGCCGGGCTGGCTTGCGCCATGCTGGAGCGCGCCGCCGCCGAATTTTTCGCCGCGCGCATCGTGCCGCGCATTTTCCCGGAGATGGCGGAATTGACGCGGCGCCTGGCCGATGCGGGCTGCGAGTTGTGGGCCATCTCGTCCACCAACGACTGGGTGGTTCGCGCCGGCGCTGCGCGCTTTTGCATTCCCGCGGCGCGCGTGATCGCCGCCTGCGTAGAGAATGAGAACGGCCGCTGCACCGACCGCTTGATTCGCGTTCCCACCGACGAACTGAAAGCCGCCGCCATCCACGAATTGCTGCCGCGCTTGCCGGACGCCGTCCTTGGAAACTCTGTGCACGATCTCGCGATGATGGAGCTGACGAAACACGCTTTCGCCATCAATCCCAATCCTGATCTGGAAAAAATTGCGCGGCAGCGCCGGTGGACGGTGTATCGGCCGGAAGACATTAAAACATTAAGAAGTCAAAATGAAGAATGAAAAGCCGAGCGCGTTGACATTCTCATTCTGACTTCTTCATTCTTAATTGGTTTAGCGCCGCCGCCAGCGCGTCCATCGCCAAGTGGCTGGCGTGCAGGGATGCGATGGGCAGGCCGCCGAGCTTCATCACCAGCTCGATCCGGCGCATAGCGCGCGCCTCGCTGATGGTTCTACCGGCGATCATTTCGGTTAAGGCGGATCCGCAGGCAATCGCGGGCACGCATCCTTTTGTGCGATAGCGCACCTCGACGATTCGCTCTCCTTCAACACGCAACGACAGCTCCATCACGTCACCGCAAGCGGGATTCTCCATTCGCGCCATGGCCGTCGGGTCGTTCAACTCGCCAACATTGCGCGGATGTTCGAAGTGGTCCAGAACCTGGGCGGAGTACATGTAGGAATTGTAGCTGGTAGGTTAGTCGGTAGCCCGTAGTCGGTAGTCTGGAAACATGGGATCGAGAGGGTCGTCACCTCCGGAACACGGGCCACGGACTACCGACTACGAACTGCGGGCCACCGCATATAATCACCTGGTGGGGTTCGACTACTTCCATTACGCCAAGACGGCATTTCGTCCTGCCGGGCTGGAGTCGGTGTTTCTGTTCGTCACCTCGACCTGCAATTCGCTCTGCCGTACCTGTTTTTACTGGGACGAACTTAACCAGGGCCGCGATCTCACGTTGCAGCAGATCGAAAACCTCAGCCGCACCGCGCCCAAGTTTCACAAGCTCTGGATCTCCGGCGGCGAGCCCTTCATGCGCAAGGAGCTGGCCGAGATCATCGAGCTCTTCTATGTCAACAACGGCGTGCGGCACATCAACCTGCCGACCAACGGCCTGCTCCCGGCCAAAATCGAATCGGTCATCTCAGCGCTGTTGCAGCGTTGCCCGGAGCTGGTCATCGACCTGAACTTTTCACTCGACGGGCTGGCCAACACCCACGACGCCATCCGCGGCGTGCCCAACAATTTTCAGAAGACGCTGGCGACCATGGACATGGCGGCTCGCAAGTGGCATGGTGTGCGGCGGCTGCGGCGCAACGTGGTCACCTGCGTCACGGCGGAAAACTATCGCGAACTGGTCGAACTCGGCCAAAAGATGATGCGCGAGACCGACTCCGACGGTCACTACTTCGAGATCATCCGCGGCGATCCGATGGACGCTTCGCTGAAGCGCCTGCCGCGCCAGGAACTGGTCGCGCTGCACCGGCGGCTGATGTTCTTTCACCAGCGCTACGCCGAGCAACTGTTTTCTCACCTGCCGGCGTTGCCGCGTGCGCTGGCTCGGGCCTACTATCTGGGAAACATAAAGTTTCACTTCGATATTCATGAGCAAAACCATTACAGCGACAAGGCTTGGCCGATGGCCTGCACTGCCGGTCAGAGCACCATCGTGATCGATCACGACGGCCACTTCCGCGCCTGCGAACAGCGCCCCAAGCTCGGCCGGGTGCAGGATTTCGATTGCAACCTCTCCGCCGCGCTGGCTTCGTCGCTGATGCGCGCAGAGGTGAAGGCGATCCCGGAAGCGAAGTGCTGGTGCACTCATTCCTGCTGGATTCACAGCTCGTCCAAATTCAGTCCCAAGGTGCTGCTCTTCCACATTCCGTGGGCATACCTGAAATCGCGCTGGCAGAAATTGCCGGAGACCGACATCGCGGACCTGGAGCGGTTCGTGGTGAACGATGCACCCACTCCTGGGTAGTTCGTAGCTGGCAGCTCGTAGCTGAGCCACCATCTGCCAGCTACGAGCTACCAAGATTCTATTCAGCGATGACCTCATATACGCCTCGCCGCATCGTCT is part of the Terriglobia bacterium genome and harbors:
- a CDS encoding haloacid dehalogenase-like hydrolase, yielding MSTPQSSHTSLSPRAEEFIASVLNLGPRLAVFDCDGTLWSGDAGERFFYWEMERGLLPEDVARWAKARYDDYRAGRVSEEQMCGEMVTIHAGLACAMLERAAAEFFAARIVPRIFPEMAELTRRLADAGCELWAISSTNDWVVRAGAARFCIPAARVIAACVENENGRCTDRLIRVPTDELKAAAIHELLPRLPDAVLGNSVHDLAMMELTKHAFAINPNPDLEKIARQRRWTVYRPEDIKTLRSQNEE
- a CDS encoding iron-sulfur cluster assembly scaffold protein, which translates into the protein MYSAQVLDHFEHPRNVGELNDPTAMARMENPACGDVMELSLRVEGERIVEVRYRTKGCVPAIACGSALTEMIAGRTISEARAMRRIELVMKLGGLPIASLHASHLAMDALAAALNQLRMKKSE
- a CDS encoding radical SAM protein, whose product is MGSRGSSPPEHGPRTTDYELRATAYNHLVGFDYFHYAKTAFRPAGLESVFLFVTSTCNSLCRTCFYWDELNQGRDLTLQQIENLSRTAPKFHKLWISGGEPFMRKELAEIIELFYVNNGVRHINLPTNGLLPAKIESVISALLQRCPELVIDLNFSLDGLANTHDAIRGVPNNFQKTLATMDMAARKWHGVRRLRRNVVTCVTAENYRELVELGQKMMRETDSDGHYFEIIRGDPMDASLKRLPRQELVALHRRLMFFHQRYAEQLFSHLPALPRALARAYYLGNIKFHFDIHEQNHYSDKAWPMACTAGQSTIVIDHDGHFRACEQRPKLGRVQDFDCNLSAALASSLMRAEVKAIPEAKCWCTHSCWIHSSSKFSPKVLLFHIPWAYLKSRWQKLPETDIADLERFVVNDAPTPG